The genomic stretch AACTATGGTATTCGGTGAGCGCCATCTGATCGAGCTGACTTTCAGGCACCAGATGAAGCTGTGATCTGCCTGTGATAGGCACACGTGAACAGCCGGATATGATCCATAACACAATCGTCCAGGTAATGATTCGTTTCATGCATCACTGGTTTTTGGAAGTGAAATGATACAAACATTTTACAAGTATAAAAACAACGATTGTACCAGAGATGAGCGGGTGATGATGGTTTTCAGGAATGGGGGTTCCGGTCAGATGACGATTTCCGTTTTTTAAACAGAGAAACCCGGTTTTCCCGACCATGTAACAACCGTTGAATATTTTTCTGATGGGTAAGAATCACCAGCAAGGCAATGACAATGGCAAACAACTGATACACAAAAGCGTGTTCCCTGAAGATAAACAGGATCAGGAGCGGAAATGCAATGGCAGCCAGTATGGAGCTCAATGATACGTAGCGCGTGAGAAAAAGTACGAGTATAAATACGCCTACACAGCAAAGAGCAACCACGGGCTGTATAGCCAGTACCATGCCGAACAGGGTAGCCACCCCTTTACCTCCCCGAAATTCGGCCCAGATAGGAAAGATGTGTCCCACCACGGCCGCAAGCCCAAGTGCCAGCTGAAAATTCATCAACTGGGAAGCGTGTTCGGGTTGGTTGTAATAAGGCAACAAATGAGCCAGTTGAATAGCTACCACACCTTTGAGCATGTCCAGAATCATCACCACCGTACCAGCCCGGGGACCGAGAACCCGAAACGTATTGGTTGCCCCTGCATTACCGCTGCCATATTCCCGGATATCAATATGAAAAAAGCGTTTGCCGATCCAAACGGCATTGGATATGGACCCAATGAAATAGGCAAGAATAATCAGGAAAAGTTCAGACATACAGGCTTCACAAATTTAACAGAAAGCCATAATACGGAACTCCCCTTACTCTCCCTGCTCAGCTGTATTGCTACGGCCATGCCGCGGGTGGGAAGGAGATTGCCTGGAATGTGGCCGGGGTCCGCGCGGACGGTTATAAGCATTTACCTGAGGCTGGTGATAGCCTTCCGGCCGGGGTAATAAGGCCTTGCGGGAAAGTTTGAATTTTCCGGTCTTGGGATCTGCACCCGTTAGTTTTACCTTGATTTTATCTCCTTCTTTGAGCACACCTTCCAGGCTATCGAGATGTTTCCATGACACTTCGGAGATGTGAAGCAATCCCTGCCTGCCAGGTAAAAATTCCACGAATGCACCATAAGGCATCACGGCCTTTACCTCCCCTTCATAGGTTTCGCCCACCGTAGGCACGGCTACAATGCCTTTAATCCATTGGACTGCCTTTTCCAGGCTATGCTTATCGCTGCTGAAGATGCTCA from Thermoflavifilum aggregans encodes the following:
- the plsY gene encoding glycerol-3-phosphate 1-O-acyltransferase PlsY, producing MSELFLIILAYFIGSISNAVWIGKRFFHIDIREYGSGNAGATNTFRVLGPRAGTVVMILDMLKGVVAIQLAHLLPYYNQPEHASQLMNFQLALGLAAVVGHIFPIWAEFRGGKGVATLFGMVLAIQPVVALCCVGVFILVLFLTRYVSLSSILAAIAFPLLILFIFREHAFVYQLFAIVIALLVILTHQKNIQRLLHGRENRVSLFKKRKSSSDRNPHS